A genomic window from Agrobacterium larrymoorei includes:
- the ubiE gene encoding bifunctional demethylmenaquinone methyltransferase/2-methoxy-6-polyprenyl-1,4-benzoquinol methylase UbiE, with the protein MTDARTTAEGGMETSYGFRQVNEGQKQGMVNDVFHKVAKRYDIMNDVMSAGLHRVWKDAMVAALSPRKDPSYKVLDVAGGTGDIAFRIVEASNRMAHATVLDINGSMLGVGEERAAKKGLTENLTFVEANAEELPFEANSFDAYTIAFGIRNVPRIDVALSEAYRVLKRGGRLLVLEFSEVEMPLLDKVYDAWSFNAIPQFGKMITGDAEPYQYLVESIRKFPRQDDFAAMIRTAGFSRVSYTNYTGGIAALHSGWKL; encoded by the coding sequence ATGACCGATGCCCGCACGACAGCCGAAGGCGGCATGGAAACCTCCTATGGCTTCCGGCAGGTCAATGAGGGCCAGAAGCAGGGCATGGTCAATGACGTCTTCCATAAGGTTGCCAAGCGCTATGACATCATGAATGACGTGATGTCGGCCGGGCTGCACCGCGTTTGGAAAGACGCTATGGTCGCCGCACTTTCGCCCCGCAAGGATCCATCCTACAAGGTTCTCGATGTGGCTGGCGGCACGGGCGATATCGCCTTCCGCATCGTCGAAGCCTCCAACCGCATGGCACATGCCACGGTTCTCGACATCAACGGCTCTATGCTCGGTGTCGGCGAGGAGCGCGCGGCCAAGAAAGGTTTGACGGAAAATCTGACCTTCGTCGAAGCCAATGCCGAAGAATTGCCCTTCGAGGCCAACAGCTTCGATGCCTATACGATCGCCTTCGGCATTCGCAATGTCCCGCGCATCGATGTGGCGCTCTCAGAAGCCTATCGTGTGCTGAAGCGCGGCGGGCGGCTTCTGGTGCTGGAATTCTCCGAAGTGGAAATGCCGCTCCTCGACAAGGTCTATGATGCCTGGTCCTTCAACGCCATTCCGCAATTTGGCAAGATGATCACCGGAGACGCCGAGCCCTATCAGTATCTGGTGGAATCGATCCGCAAATTCCCTCGCCAGGATGATTTTGCCGCCATGATCCGGACCGCCGGCTTCTCGCGCGTGAGCTACACCAACTATACCGGCGGAATTGCCGCGCTGCATTCCGGCTGGAAGCTCTGA
- the ubiB gene encoding 2-polyprenylphenol 6-hydroxylase codes for MSTLGAYFRLAKVGWVLVREGVVLALPDEGLPASAKFVKGMLKPFARNTALRSGRSDRLSKAVSRLGPSYVKMGQFLATRPDVVGADFAADLAGLQDRMDFFPAAAAKANIEGSLGRPISELYVEFGDPIAAASIAQVHPAVIDTPSGRKKVAVKVIRPGVRQRFQDDLEAMYLVADLQQRFVRSARRLRPVEVTKTLEQTTKIEMDLRLEAAALSELAENTKGDPGFRVPEVDWERTGRDVVTMEWIDGIKMSDTEALKAAGHDLNALADTLIQSFLRHTLRDGFFHADMHPGNLFVDPAGIIVAVDMGIAGRLGKKERRFLAEILYGFITRDYMRVAEVHFEAGYVPAHHDMASFAQAIRAIGEPIHGQPAETISMGKLLTLLFEVTELFDMETRPELVMLQKTMVVVEGVSRILNPRFNMWKAADPVVSGWIRDNLGPKRIVTDLRDGVKAAIKLAEAAPEIAAKTEKLHSELMYMSENGLRFDERTAEAIGKSEARHTRWGRLALWVIAVTLIYIAYKIS; via the coding sequence ATGAGCACGCTTGGCGCCTATTTTCGACTCGCCAAGGTTGGCTGGGTACTCGTTCGCGAGGGTGTGGTTCTGGCGCTCCCGGATGAAGGCCTTCCGGCGTCGGCCAAGTTCGTCAAGGGCATGCTCAAGCCCTTTGCGCGCAACACGGCCTTGAGAAGCGGGCGCAGCGATCGACTGTCAAAGGCGGTCAGCCGTCTTGGGCCATCCTATGTCAAGATGGGCCAGTTCCTGGCAACCCGGCCGGATGTGGTTGGCGCAGACTTTGCCGCAGATCTTGCCGGTCTCCAGGACCGCATGGATTTCTTCCCCGCCGCTGCCGCCAAGGCCAACATCGAAGGCTCCCTCGGTCGCCCGATCTCTGAGCTCTATGTGGAATTCGGCGATCCGATTGCTGCAGCCTCCATCGCTCAGGTTCACCCAGCCGTCATCGATACGCCGTCAGGACGCAAGAAGGTTGCGGTCAAGGTCATACGTCCCGGCGTGCGCCAGCGCTTTCAGGACGATCTGGAAGCGATGTATCTGGTGGCCGATCTGCAGCAGCGTTTCGTTCGCTCCGCACGGCGTCTGCGGCCCGTCGAGGTCACCAAGACGCTGGAACAGACCACCAAGATCGAAATGGATCTTCGCCTCGAGGCGGCTGCACTCTCGGAGCTCGCCGAAAACACCAAGGGCGATCCGGGCTTCCGGGTGCCTGAGGTGGATTGGGAACGCACCGGTCGCGACGTCGTCACCATGGAATGGATCGACGGGATCAAGATGTCGGATACCGAGGCGCTGAAGGCGGCCGGTCACGACCTCAATGCGCTCGCCGACACGCTGATCCAGTCCTTCCTGCGCCACACGCTGCGCGATGGTTTCTTCCACGCGGACATGCATCCCGGCAATCTCTTCGTTGATCCGGCGGGCATCATTGTCGCGGTCGATATGGGCATTGCTGGACGGCTAGGCAAAAAGGAGCGCCGGTTCCTGGCGGAAATCCTCTATGGCTTCATCACCCGCGACTACATGCGGGTGGCCGAAGTGCATTTCGAAGCGGGCTACGTACCGGCTCACCATGACATGGCAAGCTTCGCCCAGGCGATCCGCGCCATCGGCGAGCCGATCCACGGCCAACCGGCCGAAACCATCTCCATGGGCAAGCTCCTGACGCTGCTCTTCGAAGTCACCGAACTTTTCGACATGGAAACGCGTCCCGAATTGGTCATGCTACAAAAGACCATGGTCGTCGTGGAGGGTGTCTCGCGTATCCTCAATCCGCGCTTCAACATGTGGAAGGCGGCAGACCCCGTCGTCAGTGGCTGGATCCGCGACAACCTTGGCCCGAAGCGCATCGTCACCGATCTGAGGGACGGCGTGAAGGCAGCGATCAAGCTGGCGGAAGCTGCACCCGAGATCGCGGCGAAGACCGAAAAGCTGCACTCCGAGCTGATGTATATGAGCGAAAACGGCTTGCGCTTCGACGAGCGCACGGCTGAAGCCATCGGCAA